A segment of the Candidatus Moraniibacteriota bacterium genome:
GGAATTTCGCTACCTTAGGACGATTATAGTTATCGCCGACGTTCACTGGCGCTTCAAGGATTAGCTTGCACCAACCCCATTAACGTTCCAGCACTGGTCAGGTGTCACCCCCTATACTTCCCCTTGCGGGTTGGCAGAGAGTTGTGTTTTTGATAAACAGTCGCTTGGAAAACTTTCACTGCGTCCATCCCGATAAATCGGGACGGAAAGACATCTCGCTAACTTACGTCTAGTTTTTTTGCCGAGTTCCTTAACGAAGGTTCTCCCGTTCACCTGAGGCTACTCGCCTCATCTACCTGTGTCGGTTTGCGGTACGGATACAATAATATTAACCTTAGAAGCTTTTCCTGGTACCTTGCTTTGTTTCGTTCGCCCCGCCGAAACGGGACTTCCAGAAATGCCTTGGGCTGATGCTTCGTGGATTTGCCTGCGAAACACCCTCAACATTTCTACATCAATCCAATGAGATGCAAAACATACTAAAATACGTCACTCCATCGAATATTATTGCAGTGCAGGAATATTAACCTGCTGTCCATCGACTACGCCTTTCAGCCTCGCCTTAGGACCGACTAACCCTGGGACGATCAACGTTGCCCAGGAAACCTTAGACTTGCGGTGTGTGAGGATTTCACTCACATTGTGGTTACTCATGCCAACATTCTCACTTCTTTGCGCTCCACGACGGGTCGCCCCTTACGCTTCAGTGCACAAAGAACGCTCTCCTACCGATTATAGATTTCACAGAGAACTCAACAAATTTTGTTGAGAATTAAATTTAACGTCAATGATAACAGGCTGGGCTTTTTTGTTTTTAGCTTGTAATGAAGTGTCGCTATCCCGTTCACTCCACCCTAACAAACGTTTGCCTGTTATCATTAACGATTTTAAAGAAAATTTTCTCTGTGAAACCTATAATCCCATATCTTCGGTATTATGCTTAGCCCCGTTGAATTATCGGCGCGAAGTCTCTGGTCTAGTGAGCTGTTACGCACTCTTTGAAGGATGGCTGCTTCTGAGCCAACCTCCTAGATGTCTAAGAAACTTCACTTCCTTTACCACTTAGCATAAATTTAGGGACCTTAGATGATGATCTGGGCTGTTTCCCTTTTGAGATCCGACCTTAGCGCCGGATTTCTGACTGCCATGATAAACATCTCAAGAATTCGGAGTTTGGTTGAAAACCCTACGGCGAACCGCGAATTCTCATCCAGTAGCTCTACCTCTTGGATGCAATTACATGACGCTAGCCCTCAAGCTATTTCGGAGAGAACCAGCTATTGCCGAGCTCGATTGGAATTTCTCCCCTACACACAAGTCATCCCCGAGTGTTGCACGGCTCGTGGGTTCGGGCCTCCCCTTGGTTTTACCCAAGGTTCACCCTGCTCATATGTAGCTCGCCCGGCTTCGGGTCTAATCCATGCGACAAACGCCCTATTCAGGCTCGCTTTCACTACGCCTCCGGAGTGTTAGCTCCTTAGGCAAGCCGCATAAAATTAACTCGTTGGCTCGTTCTGCAAAAAGCACGCCGTCACCGTAGCAAGCTACGGCTCCGACTCTACGTTAGTATATGGTTTCAGTTCTATTTCACTTCCCTTCCGGGATGCTTTTCACCTTTCCCTCACGGTACTAGTTCACTATCGATCTGAAATAATATTTAGTCTTGGAAGAGTAGTACTCCCAGATTCAGACAGGATTTCTCTGGTCCTGCCTTACTTGAGGATAATCACATAAAACATATTCTCTTTTCGCATACGGGACTTTTACCCGCTATGGTTCCACTTTCCAGAGGATTTTACTAAGAGATTATGCTTTACCCCGATCAATCGAGTCTAATTACCTCGCAACCCCCTGACTTGCGTCAGGGTTTAGACTTTTCCGCGTTCGCTCGCCACTACTTACGGAATCACATATTGTTTTATATTCCTCCTGGTACTAAGATGTTTCAATTCCCAGGGTGCGCTTCATTGGCTTATGAATTCAGCCAAAGATTCTCACTAAAAGTGAGAGGGTTGCCCCATTCGGAGACCTCCGGATCAAAGCTTGCTTAACAGCTCCCCGAAGATTATCGCAGCCAGCTGCGTCCTTCATCGCTTATTTCAGTCAAGGCATCCACCATATACGTTAAGTAACCTTTCTTTATTTTAACGGTTAGCAGTTAACAATTACTTATCATTAACTACTGATTGCCCCTGATTAATCAGAGGACTTTTTTTATTGACCTACTTATTGACTTACCATGTTATAGCTGACGCCTGATATATTTTCCCGCACAACTATATATATCACACGTTTTACATGGAAAGACCAAAAAATTGTTAAGTTGCTAACTACTGCGGAAACTTTTGATCAGTTTATTGGGATTTAATTTTTTTACCCATACTGATTAATCTATTTCAGCACTAATTTTAAAATTTTGACCAACAAAAAAATCCACTCGCTGCGAGGGATTTTCAAGGCAAACACAAAATTAGGCCCCGAACTCACCCGCTATATTTATTTCGTTTTTCAATTAGTTTTCTCAGATGTGTATATCTTAGAATACAAATTTTAGACGTGTTACTATTTTAACAAATACAAAAAAACTGTCAAGAGCAATGCATACAAGCATTGCCCCATTTATTTTATGATATGTTTATGCGGCTTTTTGATATTTTAATTATTGTCTAAAACAGGAATTTCTTCTGAGTTTTCTGTTTCATCCACGGTATTGTTTTCTGTTATATTTTGCGTTTCCTCTTCAACCGTATTATCTACTGAATTTGCTACTTCATTTGAAACTCCGTTTTTTATATTATCTATTAAAGTTTGGACCTGCGTCCTCGCCTGAGTTGATTCAGGCGATAACGCATCTAAAACTTTTTCATATTGTTCCACCGCCTGATCATTCTTGCCTTGTTTTTCGTAAAGAAGACCTAACCCTAAAAGCGTATTCGCATTATTAGGAGCAACTTGTAAAATCTGCTGATATAAATACTCAGATGTTTTTAAATTGTCATCACCGCCTTTTTCCCTATATAAATTAGCTAGATTAAAAACATAATCTGCATTTTGCAGGTCTATTTTTCTGGCATTTTCAGCAAATTCAATCGCCTTATCAATATCCCCAGCCTGATTGTTTATCAGAGATAAATAATAATATCCTGGAGCATAATCATTTTTTTCGGATATGGACTTTTGAAACATATCTATTGCCTTATCCATAAGCTCTTTATTTTTATTTTTATCTTCCTCTACGCTAGCTTTTTTTGCATTTAACTGTCCAATTTTTAAATAAATGTCCGGGTTGTGGGGTTCAAGAGCAAGGGCATCACCATAAATTGCAATCGCTTGATCTAAAAGCTGAACAAGATAAGAAGCTTTATTCTCGTAAGCTTGTGCAAGGACTTCAACAGCTAACACATCTTTTGGCATTAGTTCTTTTCCCTTTAAAGCAAAAGCTATTGAATTTTCTAGATATTGTCTTGTAAGTTCTATATTTGCATTATCTCCTTTTAAAATTTCCTTATTTGCAAGTGCCATATATTGCTGTCCGGCAATAGTATAATAACGACCCTCTTTGTCATAAAGCTTTATAGCTTTAGAAATAGAGCTGATTGATCCTTCCTCTGTTATGTTTTTCTGCCTTCCGGAAATGCCAGCAAAAATATCAGCTATATACATCTTGCCTAGGAAAACAAAGAAGAAAATTACACTTGCACTAACAACCAAAAAAACAAATGCCAAAGCTAGTGCATATTTAGGGGAAGCTTTTAGAGAAAGATTTATATAGTCCTCTTTTGCATCACTTTCCAGAAGATTTATGCCTAAAGTAATCGATCCTAAAAGTACGCTTAAAATTACCAATGCTCCTTCCATCCTTATCATAAAAGAAGAAACTATGATGACTATCATGCTGGCCATTGCTCCGAGAGAATATATCTTATTTCTTTCTTTATCTTTACTTAAGAAATAAATCGTAACACTTAAAAAAGAAATTATAAGAAGAATGAAAGAAAAAGTACCCAAAGCTCCTAACGTAGGCATTATTTCCCATAAAATTCCTGAACCCTGATAAAATCTAAGATTATGTAAACTAATATTATTCAAACTACTTAGATTAAATTCTTGCGGATGATATAGGGAAAATATGTACCCATAAGTTGCAGGACCGCTACCCAAGAAAAAATTATCTTTCATCGCTTCCTTAGCAACCTGCCAGGATAATTTATATGAGATATTTATTTCCGCCGGGATATTTACAGGAACTATATTAAATTTAAAAACACTTTCCACCCCTCCTATTAAAAATATAGAAAGTACTGCCAAAAAAACGATCATTGGTAACCAGGTAGAACCACTACTGGTTTTAACTATACGAGCAAGTACATATATAAGCAGAAAGCCAACTCCGATTAGAATTGCAGGCCATGGTACAAAGGAATAGAAAGCAAAAAGAGCGTACAGTGATATTAAAACTATTATTAAAAAGATGGATTTTAATATATTTTTTTTCCATTTTGCTCCTTCACTCAGTTTTAATTTCAAAAAAACAGTGATAAATAAAATACATAAAACACTTAAATAAACAGTTGTTCCAGAAACAGATCCAATGGGATTAGTTGGCAAAAATTGGGCCCAACTATTTGCTTGAATAAAACTTTGGTTCTGTAATTTAAGTATGCCTGTTAAAATCAAAAATTCATAAATTATAGCTATAAAACCAGATGTCAAAAATGACCCCAACAAAAAACGCATGATGCGTTCACTGAAATGACTTAGGATTATATAATAAACAACAATACTAGCCGTAATATTGATAAATCCGTGAGTTGGATCACCAAAAAATCCCCAAAAGCTATGCCATTTATCAACTGAAAAAATAGATGATAATAAACAAGCGAACCAAAATATTATTATCGGTATATCCAGCGGAGTACGTCTTATTTTCATTTCTCCCCTGACAACGCCATTAGATACCCAGGCAATAAGAGCTACTAAAATCCAAAAATAAAAATATATTTGTTTTTCAAATCCTATGCTTTGGGAAGAAAAGCCTGTAAAAAAAATAGGAACTCCAAAAAAAATAGCCATTAATGATATGATTACTACAGCGTAAAGCGCCTTTGCAATCCAGTTTTCTCCATTTGGATTCAAAGCACTATCTTTTATTGATTGTCTAATAATTTCTCCGGATTTTTTCTCCCTTAAAATTCCCGATTTTGAAGAAATGCTTGCATACTTGTCCATATTTTTTGTTTAACTAAAAAGATTAAAAAAATTTATTTTTTATCCATAATCTCTTCTCTTAACTTTTTGAGAATTAACGCTGCTTCTTCGCGACCTCCTAATCCGAAAGCTAAACCTGCTGCCAATGAAATTGCTCCAATTAAACCAATAAATATCGTATTAACCAAAGATACGGCTATTCCAAGCTGAATTAATGCTGCCAATATACCAAAAATTATAATAGACCATTTTATTATAGTGGCTAAAAGCGTAGCACTCATAACTCCTGCTGCTTTTGTGCTGGAGCGCACTATTATATATATAAGGTTACCCAAAAGAAAAGCGATTGTGAGGATTATAGTAGCCACGATTACATTCGGCAGATATACAATTATGCTATTAAGAAAGCCTGTAACTTGATTTAACCCTAAAATATCTGTTGCTGCCATTAAAAAAACGAGGATTAAAAACCACTGGACAACTTTTCCCAAAAAATATGAAATTGAAATATTTATTCCATGTTCCTTTATTTTTTCACTGATATTCATACGTTCAAAAGCTTGATCTATTTTAATTGCTATAACAATCCTTTCGATAACTTTTCCTAAAACAGAAGCTATAATCAGCCCAAGTAAAAAAATAATTACTGCCCCCAACAGAGTTGGAACAAAATTAATAAATCTCAGCCATAAATCTATAAGAGAAAATGATATGGCTTCTCCCCATGTTTGGACTTGATTCATATTTATTTAAGAAAGTATTCTATCATTTTATGTTACTCTAAGAAAATAAAACATAAAAATACTTTCTGTGTTTAAAAAATTATTAAAAAGATATGACCTTTTCTTTAACTAATTATAGCACATTTTCCAATATTAAGATAGAAAATATTGGTTTCTTTTTTGTACCAAAATTTAAATTTGAGACCTGATTAAAACTTTCCTCCAAGTTCATTTTTAAACTCAATATATATTCTTTCCAACAAAATAGGGTCTGGGTTTCCATCTGCCGAAAGAGTTCTCATCCTCGATCTATAAATTCTGTCCTGAATCTCACTAATAGTAAAATGATTTTCATGCGCTTCTATGAATATAATAGATATATCACGCAGAGAAGTAATGAATTCTAAACAACCTTTAATATCGGAAAATTTCTTAATCAATTTTTCAGCAACCGCATAAACCTGCGAAATTGTAAGATAAACCAGGCTGAAATCATTTCTAATACCATTGAGCATATCTTCATCCAAGCCAGTATCCTCACTAAAAAGATGTATTTCCATTTTAATAATTTCATCTTTAGTGGTCATAATATCAGAACTATAAACACGTGAACGCGTAAAAACCTTTTCCATTGAAGCAAGATACACTATGAAAGAATTAAGCGATTCATATTCCCCGTACTTTTTGGCTAACTTCAATGCCACAATATCAATTTTTTCAAATTCCTGATTAAGCTGAGCTTCGGAATTTGAATTAGATTCTTTTATCTGTTCAAATCCTTTGAACATAAAAATTTTTTATTATATATCTAAATTCTTCACATTTTTTGCATGTGTCTGGATAAATCTTCTGCGCGGTTCCACATCTGTTCCCATAAGAATATCAAAAACTCGATCAGCCTCCTGTGCATCTTCTATCTCAACTCGCAGCATTTTGCGGCGTTCTGGATCCATAGTTGTTTCCCATAGCTGTTGCGGATTCATTTCTCCAAGACCTTTGTATCGCTGGATGGTAACTCCGGCTATTTTTTCAATTTCTCCGCCTCCTGCATCAAGATCTGATTGTGTAATTTTATTTTCAATGTTTTTTTCAGTCGATTTCTTTTTTAATTCTTCGATAATTTTATCTTTTTCCTCATCATTAAAAACCCACTTAACGTCTTTTCCTTTTTGAATCCTATAAAGAGGAGGCTGAGCTATATAAACATGCCCGCCAGTTATGAGTTCTTCAAAATATCTATAGAAAAATGTCAGCAATAAAACACGGATATGCGAACCGTCAACATCGGCATCCGCCATAATTATTATTTTTCCATATCTTAATCGGCTAATATCGAATGTTTCTCCAATTCCAGTTCCAAGAGCTATTATAATTGGTTTCAATGTATCAGACTTAACTACTTTGTCGAGACTGGTTTTTTCTACATTAACCAATTTACCTCTAAGCGGAAGAATTGCCTGAAATTGGCGATTCCTACCCTGTTTTGCACTGCCTCCGGCGCTATCGCCTTCTACTATGTATAATTCTGATTTTTCCGCATCGCGAGTCGTGCAATCAGCCAGTTTTCCCGGAAGAGTCATACCTTCTAAAGCTCCTTTCCTGAGAACTGCATCCTTGGCTGCTCGCGCAGCTATACGCGCCCTAACAGTCAGCATACATTTTTCAATCATCGCCTTAGCGTTGTTTGGATGTTTTTCTAAAAATTCAACTAAACCTTCCGAGGTAACACTTGAAACAATTCCACGAACTTCCGCATTTCCTAACTTAGATTTTGTCTGTCCTTCAAATTGAGGATTGCGAAGCTTAACACTGACAACTGCCGTCAAACCTTCTTTCAAATCTTCAGAAGTCATAGCTCCGTCTTTTTCTTTAAGCAAGTTGTTTTTCTTAGCATAATCATTAAGCACGCGCGTAAGAGCCATTTTAAATCCTGTCACATGCATCCCGCCCTCAATGGTAAATATATTATTAGCAAAAGAATAAAGATGCTCTTTATAACCGTCAGTATATTGAAGCGAAATTTCAACATTCACATTATCTACCGTTTTTTCAATATAAACAGGCAACTCGTTTTTTATTTCTTTTCCGCGATTTAAAAATTTAACAAAAGAAATTATTCCACCATCAAAGTAAAATCCATGTTTTAAAACTTTATATTCATCTTCTTTGCTTAATACTTCCCGCCTATCTTCGACTATAATCTTTACTCCTTTGGTAAGATAGGCCTGTTGTCTAACATAGTCTAAAATCTTTGTCCAACTATATTTTATCTCAGGAAATATCTGCGGGTCAGCTTGGAAAGAAATTATTGTTCCTGTTTTATCAGATTTTCCTGTAGCCTTCACTTTATACAAGGGTACGCCTCGCTTATATTCTTGGGTCCAAATTTTTCCATTAAGATGAACTTCGGCCTTTGTCCAGACAGAAAGGGCATTTACGACAGAAACTCCAACACCATGAAGTCCTCCGGAAACTTTATATCCATCTCCACCG
Coding sequences within it:
- a CDS encoding tetratricopeptide repeat protein; the protein is MDKYASISSKSGILREKKSGEIIRQSIKDSALNPNGENWIAKALYAVVIISLMAIFFGVPIFFTGFSSQSIGFEKQIYFYFWILVALIAWVSNGVVRGEMKIRRTPLDIPIIIFWFACLLSSIFSVDKWHSFWGFFGDPTHGFINITASIVVYYIILSHFSERIMRFLLGSFLTSGFIAIIYEFLILTGILKLQNQSFIQANSWAQFLPTNPIGSVSGTTVYLSVLCILFITVFLKLKLSEGAKWKKNILKSIFLIIVLISLYALFAFYSFVPWPAILIGVGFLLIYVLARIVKTSSGSTWLPMIVFLAVLSIFLIGGVESVFKFNIVPVNIPAEINISYKLSWQVAKEAMKDNFFLGSGPATYGYIFSLYHPQEFNLSSLNNISLHNLRFYQGSGILWEIMPTLGALGTFSFILLIISFLSVTIYFLSKDKERNKIYSLGAMASMIVIIVSSFMIRMEGALVILSVLLGSITLGINLLESDAKEDYINLSLKASPKYALALAFVFLVVSASVIFFFVFLGKMYIADIFAGISGRQKNITEEGSISSISKAIKLYDKEGRYYTIAGQQYMALANKEILKGDNANIELTRQYLENSIAFALKGKELMPKDVLAVEVLAQAYENKASYLVQLLDQAIAIYGDALALEPHNPDIYLKIGQLNAKKASVEEDKNKNKELMDKAIDMFQKSISEKNDYAPGYYYLSLINNQAGDIDKAIEFAENARKIDLQNADYVFNLANLYREKGGDDNLKTSEYLYQQILQVAPNNANTLLGLGLLYEKQGKNDQAVEQYEKVLDALSPESTQARTQVQTLIDNIKNGVSNEVANSVDNTVEEETQNITENNTVDETENSEEIPVLDNN
- the gyrB gene encoding DNA topoisomerase (ATP-hydrolyzing) subunit B, giving the protein MKKEENRKKNEYGAKSIQVLEGLDPVRKRPGMYIGGTSTEGLHHLIWEVVNNSIDEAMAGYCDNISIKLLPDNIIEITDNGRGIPVEIHPQTKKSTLETVLTILHAGGKFGGDGYKVSGGLHGVGVSVVNALSVWTKAEVHLNGKIWTQEYKRGVPLYKVKATGKSDKTGTIISFQADPQIFPEIKYSWTKILDYVRQQAYLTKGVKIIVEDRREVLSKEDEYKVLKHGFYFDGGIISFVKFLNRGKEIKNELPVYIEKTVDNVNVEISLQYTDGYKEHLYSFANNIFTIEGGMHVTGFKMALTRVLNDYAKKNNLLKEKDGAMTSEDLKEGLTAVVSVKLRNPQFEGQTKSKLGNAEVRGIVSSVTSEGLVEFLEKHPNNAKAMIEKCMLTVRARIAARAAKDAVLRKGALEGMTLPGKLADCTTRDAEKSELYIVEGDSAGGSAKQGRNRQFQAILPLRGKLVNVEKTSLDKVVKSDTLKPIIIALGTGIGETFDISRLRYGKIIIMADADVDGSHIRVLLLTFFYRYFEELITGGHVYIAQPPLYRIQKGKDVKWVFNDEEKDKIIEELKKKSTEKNIENKITQSDLDAGGGEIEKIAGVTIQRYKGLGEMNPQQLWETTMDPERRKMLRVEIEDAQEADRVFDILMGTDVEPRRRFIQTHAKNVKNLDI